The following proteins are co-located in the Echinicola sp. 20G genome:
- the xerA gene encoding site-specific tyrosine recombinase/integron integrase → MMKKIILSNSFLGKKPIVKLEFPYDFELKELVKTFPNCEWNRHEKAWWVPYTDDILDRLILFFKGKVWLDYSTFRKTSLPKTFPELPPIALDICKEIEAFKDWMSNKRYSESTIKTYTECIQVFFRFLNNKNVEAIENDDVEKFNKDYIIERGYSASFQNQMVNAIKLFFQNRQNRKLNPELIYRPKKSRQLPNVLSKEEIYRILNVTANLKHKLLIMMLYSCGLRRSEVLSLKFEHIQRARGVLLIKQSKGKKDRIVSLPKTLIKHLEEYYKAYKPQSYIFEGQKGGKYSEKSLAEVLKKAVKKAKINKPVTPHWLRHSYATHLLERGTDLRYIQELLGHNSTKTTEIYTHVSTKQLKDIASPLDDLDLGE, encoded by the coding sequence ATGATGAAAAAAATTATTTTATCAAACAGCTTTTTGGGAAAGAAGCCAATCGTCAAACTGGAATTCCCCTACGATTTTGAACTGAAGGAACTGGTAAAAACCTTTCCCAATTGTGAATGGAACAGGCATGAAAAAGCTTGGTGGGTTCCCTACACTGATGATATTCTGGATCGTTTAATCCTATTTTTCAAAGGAAAGGTGTGGTTGGATTATTCCACATTTAGAAAAACCAGTTTGCCCAAAACTTTTCCCGAGCTCCCCCCAATAGCGCTTGATATTTGTAAAGAAATAGAAGCATTTAAGGATTGGATGAGCAATAAGCGGTACAGTGAAAGTACCATAAAGACCTATACCGAATGCATCCAAGTATTTTTCCGGTTTTTAAATAACAAAAATGTCGAGGCTATTGAAAATGATGATGTAGAAAAATTCAACAAGGATTATATCATTGAAAGAGGCTATTCGGCATCTTTTCAAAACCAAATGGTCAATGCCATCAAGTTATTTTTTCAAAACCGTCAAAACAGAAAACTAAATCCTGAATTAATCTACAGACCTAAAAAAAGCAGGCAACTCCCCAATGTATTGAGCAAGGAGGAAATCTACCGCATACTTAATGTTACAGCCAACCTAAAGCATAAACTTTTAATCATGATGCTCTATTCATGTGGTCTGAGAAGAAGTGAAGTTTTATCCCTCAAATTTGAACATATCCAAAGGGCACGTGGCGTACTATTGATCAAACAAAGTAAAGGGAAGAAAGACCGAATAGTGTCTCTGCCCAAAACATTGATTAAACACTTAGAGGAATATTATAAGGCATATAAACCTCAATCATATATTTTTGAAGGACAAAAAGGAGGAAAATACAGTGAGAAAAGTTTAGCAGAAGTTTTGAAAAAAGCAGTTAAAAAAGCTAAGATCAATAAACCTGTCACCCCTCATTGGCTTAGACATAGTTATGCGACTCACTTACTAGAAAGAGGGACAGATCTAAGGTATATACAAGAATTATTGGGACATAATAGTACTAAGACCACCGAAATCTATACGCATGTCAGCACAAAACAATTGAAAGATATAGCCAGTCCATTAGATGATTTGGACCTAGGGGAATAA
- a CDS encoding winged helix-turn-helix transcriptional regulator: MNKENVCPLNYTMNLIGTKWKPLVLFHLLEGSLRSGILQKKIPEISNKMFTQTLRELEKDGLISRMVFPVVPPKVEYSLTKRGRSLEVILKSLDKWGLDDCQI; the protein is encoded by the coding sequence GTGAATAAAGAAAATGTTTGTCCTTTAAATTATACGATGAATTTAATAGGGACAAAATGGAAACCTTTAGTTTTATTCCATTTGCTAGAAGGCAGTTTGCGTTCAGGAATATTACAAAAGAAAATTCCAGAAATTTCTAACAAGATGTTTACACAAACGTTGAGAGAGTTAGAAAAAGATGGACTGATATCCAGAATGGTTTTTCCTGTTGTTCCTCCTAAAGTGGAATATAGCTTAACTAAAAGAGGTAGATCACTTGAGGTTATTTTAAAAAGTTTGGATAAATGGGGTCTGGATGATTGTCAAATTTAA
- a CDS encoding two-component regulator propeller domain-containing protein, whose translation MLIHKIVLCHIEKLEVNKNIQSIYLILILILNLSCAENKESDKKADSAELAKISKTDTLKFTSGIRSIFQDSKGNYWFGSHSEGISRYNGKSFEYFTTKEGLQDNQIRSIQEDEEGIIWIVTARGVNAYNGDNMTSYSTEFNSPISDWNATTGDLWFYAGEEDGIYRFDGMNMNYLTFPKPKNTDPYNSFGVTGISKDKNGAIWIATYSALFSYDDEIVDIFEHKKLNLEDNESLHVRSILADSQGRIWIGNNGIGVILINGDSITHFSKEQGKLLPIDEFRLNTNKNQTAKNTGLQSVFAIEEDYKGNIWFGDRDSGAWKYDGKTLTNYQVDIKLKPQMIWSIYEDQNKNLLFGMNDGGIYKFNGRLFDKWF comes from the coding sequence ATGCTCATACATAAAATCGTTTTATGTCATATTGAAAAACTCGAAGTGAACAAAAACATACAATCGATTTATCTAATATTAATATTGATCCTGAACCTTTCTTGTGCTGAAAATAAAGAATCAGACAAAAAAGCTGATTCAGCTGAGTTGGCAAAGATTTCAAAAACCGACACCTTAAAATTCACTTCCGGAATCCGTTCTATCTTTCAAGACAGTAAGGGCAATTATTGGTTTGGAAGTCATAGCGAGGGCATTAGCCGGTATAATGGAAAATCTTTTGAATACTTCACAACAAAAGAAGGTTTACAAGACAATCAAATTCGTTCCATCCAGGAAGATGAGGAAGGAATAATATGGATTGTAACGGCAAGAGGTGTGAATGCCTACAATGGAGATAACATGACAAGCTATTCGACCGAGTTTAATTCTCCAATATCAGATTGGAATGCTACAACTGGGGACTTATGGTTCTATGCGGGCGAAGAAGACGGAATATACCGTTTTGATGGCATGAACATGAATTACCTTACTTTTCCAAAACCTAAAAACACTGACCCATATAATTCATTTGGTGTAACAGGTATATCAAAGGATAAAAATGGAGCTATTTGGATTGCGACCTATTCAGCTTTATTCAGCTACGATGATGAAATAGTGGATATTTTTGAACATAAAAAATTAAACCTTGAGGATAATGAGTCATTACATGTACGCAGTATACTAGCAGATTCACAAGGTAGAATTTGGATAGGTAATAATGGGATTGGAGTAATCCTTATAAACGGAGATTCAATTACTCATTTCTCAAAAGAGCAAGGAAAACTACTTCCAATAGATGAGTTTAGATTGAACACTAATAAAAATCAAACTGCCAAAAACACGGGATTACAATCTGTTTTTGCCATTGAAGAAGATTATAAAGGAAATATTTGGTTTGGAGACAGGGATTCCGGGGCTTGGAAGTATGACGGCAAAACCCTGACAAACTATCAAGTTGATATAAAATTGAAACCCCAAATGATTTGGAGTATTTACGAAGACCAAAACAAAAACTTACTTTTCGGAATGAATGATGGTGGCATTTATAAATTTAATGGAAGATTGTTTGATAAATGGTTTTGA
- a CDS encoding amidohydrolase family protein has product MKLKTIISGLLFLISTGLFAQEEPTKILINNVEIFNGKDQKTIKGNVLIEHNIITKISTNSIPIDQNGKAKIIDGQGKFLMPGLIDAHVHLLFESVPQTQAMLSDYAMLNLMAAKASEKQLLRGFTTVRDLGGGSLTLAKAIDMGLVTGPRVFSSGAFISQTGGHGDFGLPMDVPRKIGELSYPERNGMVAIADGADNVLMRTREQLRQGATQIKLMAGGGVSSNYDPLDVTQYTEAEFKAAVSAAQNWGTYVTVHAYTPKAIRTAIEAGVTCIDHGQLADEETVKLMAEKGIWWSLQPFLDDDDAIPFPEGSANRIKQLEMTNGTDKAYNLAKKYNIKLAWGTDCLFDASLAAKQGKQLAKMTKWFSPFEVLKMATYDNAQLLYLSGKRNPYQEGKLGEISEGAYADLVLVNGNPLKNILLVQDPERNFLLIMKDGKIYKNTLNK; this is encoded by the coding sequence ATGAAATTAAAAACAATAATATCAGGATTACTTTTCCTTATAAGTACAGGATTATTTGCACAAGAAGAGCCTACAAAAATCCTCATTAACAATGTTGAGATATTTAATGGTAAAGATCAAAAAACCATAAAAGGAAATGTACTTATAGAACACAATATCATTACAAAGATTTCCACAAATAGCATCCCCATAGACCAAAATGGTAAAGCAAAAATCATTGATGGTCAAGGAAAATTTTTAATGCCAGGCTTAATAGATGCTCATGTACATTTATTATTTGAAAGCGTCCCACAAACTCAAGCTATGTTAAGCGATTATGCCATGCTTAATTTAATGGCTGCCAAAGCATCGGAAAAACAATTGTTACGAGGTTTTACAACTGTAAGGGATTTAGGAGGTGGCTCATTGACTTTGGCCAAAGCGATCGATATGGGACTGGTCACAGGGCCAAGAGTTTTTTCAAGTGGTGCCTTTATTTCGCAAACCGGTGGCCACGGAGATTTCGGGTTACCTATGGATGTTCCACGAAAAATTGGTGAGTTATCTTACCCTGAAAGAAACGGTATGGTGGCCATTGCAGACGGAGCGGACAATGTATTAATGAGAACAAGAGAGCAATTACGCCAAGGAGCTACACAGATAAAACTGATGGCAGGAGGTGGTGTATCATCAAACTATGACCCATTAGACGTAACACAGTACACAGAAGCAGAATTCAAGGCTGCCGTCTCAGCAGCCCAAAATTGGGGAACCTATGTTACTGTTCACGCCTATACTCCAAAGGCCATAAGGACGGCTATTGAAGCAGGTGTAACATGTATTGACCACGGGCAACTTGCCGATGAAGAAACTGTAAAATTAATGGCAGAAAAAGGTATTTGGTGGAGTTTACAGCCTTTTCTCGACGACGATGATGCCATACCTTTTCCAGAAGGATCGGCCAATAGGATAAAACAATTAGAGATGACCAATGGAACTGATAAAGCTTATAACCTAGCAAAAAAATATAATATAAAACTCGCTTGGGGGACTGACTGCCTGTTTGACGCATCCTTAGCAGCAAAACAAGGGAAGCAATTGGCCAAAATGACTAAGTGGTTTTCTCCTTTTGAGGTTTTGAAAATGGCGACTTATGACAATGCCCAACTACTCTATTTAAGTGGAAAAAGGAACCCGTATCAAGAAGGTAAATTGGGTGAGATATCTGAAGGGGCTTATGCTGATTTGGTTTTAGTCAATGGTAACCCATTAAAAAACATACTATTAGTCCAAGACCCAGAAAGAAATTTTTTACTCATTATGAAAGATGGTAAAATTTATAAAAACACCTTGAATAAATAA
- a CDS encoding VOC family protein, with translation MITNKNYPKSFSHIGITVPDIIEAVKFYSEVMGWYVIMKPSKIKKEKETAIGKMCIDVFGDDWSEFEIAHLATSDGIGIELFSFPHGIKEAPEFNPFNTGLFHFCIQDPNIEDLIEKILSYGGKQRMPIREYYPNDKPYKMCYVEDPFGIVFEIYTHSYELTYSSGAYS, from the coding sequence ATGATAACTAATAAAAATTATCCAAAATCATTTTCACATATTGGAATAACGGTTCCAGATATTATTGAAGCAGTGAAATTCTATTCAGAAGTAATGGGATGGTATGTAATTATGAAGCCTTCAAAAATCAAAAAAGAAAAGGAAACTGCAATAGGTAAAATGTGTATTGACGTTTTTGGAGACGACTGGTCTGAATTCGAAATTGCTCATTTAGCGACTTCTGACGGAATCGGAATTGAGCTTTTCTCTTTCCCACACGGAATAAAAGAAGCACCTGAATTCAATCCTTTCAACACAGGCCTTTTTCATTTTTGTATACAAGATCCCAATATAGAAGACCTGATTGAGAAAATTTTGTCTTATGGCGGAAAACAGAGAATGCCAATTAGAGAATACTATCCAAATGACAAGCCTTATAAAATGTGCTATGTAGAAGACCCGTTCGGAATTGTTTTTGAAATCTATACCCATAGTTATGAATTGACATATTCCTCTGGAGCATATTCATAA
- a CDS encoding alpha/beta hydrolase, whose protein sequence is MKVKKRNIFRLIWFSLVAIFFIWQWTTYQSRNLPEDTFKNDNKVSVEQSSDKITFLANNSRNQNEIIFFQGGLTDPKAYAPICREIAKNGITCHLIKMNWRMPQWDYKKIKTMFNLKNGKYIIGGHSQGAKMASQFVYENTGLMKGLFLLGTSHPRDFDLSDRSISTIKLYGELDGLASVSEVMENKNKLPKNTDLIEIKGGNHSQFGYLGKLLTDNASEIDLDEQQRLTLDKLIVFFHKIDNEK, encoded by the coding sequence ATGAAAGTTAAAAAACGAAATATATTTAGGCTGATTTGGTTTAGTCTGGTTGCTATATTTTTCATTTGGCAATGGACAACCTATCAATCACGAAATTTACCAGAAGATACTTTTAAAAATGACAATAAAGTATCAGTAGAACAATCGAGTGATAAAATCACGTTTTTAGCAAACAATTCAAGAAATCAAAACGAAATTATATTCTTTCAAGGAGGTTTGACAGACCCAAAAGCGTACGCACCAATTTGCAGAGAAATTGCAAAAAATGGAATTACCTGTCACCTTATAAAAATGAATTGGAGGATGCCTCAATGGGATTATAAAAAAATTAAGACGATGTTCAACCTAAAAAATGGAAAGTATATAATTGGCGGACATTCTCAAGGAGCAAAAATGGCATCTCAATTCGTCTATGAAAATACTGGACTAATGAAAGGACTTTTTCTACTGGGAACTTCCCATCCGAGAGATTTTGATTTATCGGACAGGAGTATTTCGACAATCAAGCTTTATGGAGAATTGGATGGATTAGCGAGTGTTTCTGAAGTAATGGAAAATAAAAATAAGCTACCGAAAAACACTGATTTAATAGAAATAAAAGGCGGAAACCATTCTCAGTTTGGATATTTGGGTAAACTATTAACGGACAATGCTTCCGAAATTGATTTGGATGAACAACAGCGATTGACATTAGATAAATTGATTGTTTTTTTTCATAAAATAGATAATGAAAAATAA